Below is a window of Leifsonia sp. NPDC080035 DNA.
AGCCGGCGCGGGTCGCGCGGGTCGCCCGGAGCGCCCGCCTCTCCGTCCGGCCGCACGACCACCAGCTGCACCGCATCCCGCGCGAGCCGCGACATCAGGGCGAGGGAGGCGCCGAACGCGTTCGGCGCGCCCGTCGCCTGGCCCGCGACCAGGCGCATCCCCTCGCGGGCCGCGCGTTCGTAGCGCCGGTCGCCGGTCATCAGGAACAGCGTGTGCGCCGCGCCGGCCATCGCGCTGAGCCCCGACGGGTACGCCCCCTCGGAGGGATCGACGCGCACCGCGAGCCCTGTCGCCTCCAGCACCGGGTCGCCGCCGCCCGGCGTCTCGAACGGGCAGTCGCCGCCCAGCACCGCTCCCGCCGCATCCAGGCACAGGTCGACCAGGTCGCGGGCGGCGGAGGCGAACCCGGCGTCGCCGCCCGCGAGCGACAGCTCCAGCAGGCCGGCGGCCAGCCCGCCGTAGTCCTCCAGCGTCGCACCGGCGTCGGAGACGCGCTCGCCGAGCGACGCGCGCAGCAGGGTGCCGTCCTCCCTCCTGTGCCTCTCGAGGAGCGTTCGCGCCACCTCGCCGGCCGCGACGATCCACGCCGGGCGGTCCAGGATGCGCGCCGCGCGCGCCAGCGCACCGATCGCGAAGCCGTTCCAACCGGTCAGCACCTTCGCGTCCACCGGCGGCGGCTCCAGCCGGGCGCGCTCGGCGGGCGGCCGGCGGTAGTACTCGCCCTCCACCCGCGCGCCGTCGATGACGCTCTCCGAGTCCTGGGCGGACGCGAACCCGCCGCCGGGCCGGCGCAGGACGGCGAGGTGGAAGGCGGCCACCGCGTCCGCGGTCGTCTCCGCCCACGCCTCCCCGGTCTGCTGCCAGGCGGTCGCGTAGGTGTCGAGCAGCAGCGCGTTGTCGTACAGCATCCGCTCGTAGTGCGGCTCGCTCCAGTCCCGCCGGGTCGCGTAGCGGAAGAAGCCGCCGTCGAGCTCGTCGCGCAGGGCCGACGCGGCCATCCTCCGCAGTGTGCGCAGCCCGAGGTCGCGGCCGGACGGCTGCTCCAGCAGGAAGCCGAGCACGGGTGCCACGGGGAACTTCGGCGCGGTGCCGAACCCGCCGTAGAGCGGATCCTCCACCGAGGCAAGGAGCGCCACCGCCGCATCCAGCTCGCGGTCGCCGGGGAGGTCGGCGACGCTCGTCGCCTCGGCGGCGGCCGCGCCGAGCGCCGCGACGACCTTGCCCGCGTCGGCCTCGACCTCGGTCCTGCGCTCCTGCCACGCGTCCCAGACCGCGTCGAGCACCTGGCCGAACGAGGCGCGGCCACCCACCGGCAGGGGCGGGAAGTAAGTCCCGGCGAAGAACGCGCGGCCGGTCGAGGTGGCGAAGACGGTCAGCGGCCAGCCCAGGTTGTCGGTGAAGGCGCTCGCGGCGGAGAGATAGGCGGCATCCACGTCGGGATGCTCCTCCCTGTCCACCTTGATCGCCACGAACCGTTCGTTGAGGCTCTGCGCCAGCACCGGATCGCTGAAGCTCTCGCGCGCCATCACGTGGCACCAGTGGCAGGTGGCGTAGCCGATCGAGATCAGCACGGGGACATCCCGCCGCCGCGCCTCGGCGAACGCCTCCGGGCCCCACGGGAACCAGTCCACCGGGTTCTCCGCGTGGGCGCGCAGGTACGGGCTGATCGCGTCCGCGAGCCGATTCGCCATGCGCACACCCTACGACCGTCCTGGTAGCGTTGTGGATATGGTTGCAAACGCAAATACCCCGCTTCTCACCCTGAACAACGGCACCACGATCCCCCAGCTGGGCTTCGGCGTCTTCAAGGTGGACCCGGCCGAGACCACGCGCATCGTCACCGACGCGCTCGAGGTCGGCTACCGCCACATCGACACCGCCGCCATCTACGGCAACGAGGAGGGCGTCGGCGCCGCGATCGCCTCCTCCGGCATCCCCCGCGACGAGCTCTTCGTGACCACCAAGCTGTGGAACGACCGGCAGACGGACGCGCCCGCCGCGTTCGACGAGTCGCTCGCCAAGCTGGGTCTCGACTACGTCGACCTGTACCTGATCCACTGGCCGACCCCGCAGAAGGACACCTTCGTCGAGGCCTGGAAGGCGCTGGAGACCATCTACGCCTCGGGCCGCGCGAAGGCGATCGGCGTCTCCAACTTCCTCGTCCCGCACCTGGAGAAACTGCTGGCGAACACGGACATCGTGCCGGCCGTCAACCAGATCGAGCTGCACCCGGCGCACCAGCAGCCGGAGGTCACCGCGTTCGCGCGCGAGCACGGCATCCACATCGAGGCCTGGGGCCCGCTCGGCCAGGGCAAGTACCCGCTGTTCGACGCCCCCGAGGTCGCAGGCCCCGCCGAGGCGCACGGCAAGACCCCGGCCCAGGTCGTCATCCGCTGGCACCTGCAGACCGGCAACATCGTGTTCCCGAAGTCCAACCGCCGGGAGCGGATGGCCGAGAACTTCGACGTCTTCGACTTCGAGCTGACCGCCGACGAGGTGGCCGCGATCTCGGCGATGGAGCGGGAGGGCCGCGTCAGCGCCCACCCCGACGAGGTCAACTGACCGCACCTCGCACCTCGCACCTCGGCTGCCGAAGGGCACGTCGTTGTCGCTTTCGCCCGCGAAAAGCGACAACGACGTGCGCTTCGTGCTGAGGGTACCGAACTTTCGAATTGTGTAATACGATTTGTGCGTGGATGGTGAGACGGTGAACGGGCGCCCGGTCAGCGACGCCGAGATCGAGCGATGGGCGGACGAGGCCGAGGCGGGTTATTCCGTCCCCCAGCTGCGCAAGCGCGGACGGAAGCCCGTCGGCACGACGGCCGGCGCTGTGGTGCCCGTGCGCATGGACAAGGAACTCTTGGATGCGCTGAGCGCCAGGGCCGCGCACGATCACGTCAGCCGGTCCGAGGCGATCCGTGCCGCCGTGAAGGCGTGGATCGACGCCGCTTGATCCGGGCGCACAGGTCGGCCCTGAAACACGACATCAGCGAAACCGACGGCATCTACGCGGCCGAGCACGCCGTCTTCTTTTCGGACCTCGACGATGAGAGCCCCGCGCGGGAATTCCGACTCGGTTTCGACGCAGCGGGCCGCCTGCTCGAACTCGTCGTCCTACGCTTCGACAGCGGCGAGGAGTTGCTCATCCACGCGATGAAGGCGCGACCGGCGTACTACGAGCTTCTCGACTGACCGTGCTTCGTGCTTCCGCGGCTAGGCTCGCGGGGTGAGGATTACGACGATCACCGGGAAGATCATCTACATCGTCGGCGTGTTCGGGCTCATCCTTGTGCTGAACGGGTTGTTCCTCTTTCCGTACCTGAACCCGACGATCGACGTGCTGATCGTGGCCGTGCTCAACGTGGCCTACGTGATCGTGGGCGTGCGCACCTTCCGCGGCGCCGGCGAGAACCGCGACGACCCGCGCGCCTGGTGGCGGGCAACCGCGCGCCCCGCGGCCGGCTTCTGGCTGGGCGGCATCCTCGCCTTCCTGGCGTTCATCGCCGGTGTCGGGGCGTTCTCCAGCAAGCCGGAGAACGCGTTCGTGCCCGCGGTCGCGTTCTTGGCGTACGCGCTGCTCGCCGTGTTCTACCTGCACTCCTCCTACCGCTTGCACAGCATGGACGTCGCCCCCTGATCCCAGCCCGCGCGAAGCCCGCGAGTACGAAGATTCTCTCCGTACTCGTCGGTTTCGGGCGCATTTTCTGCGTACTCGACGGTCAGGCGACCGGGGTCTCCGCCTCGTAGCGGGCGACCAGCTCGCGCTTGAGCACCTTGCCGCTCGGCCCGAGCGGCAGCGCCTCCAGGATCTCCACCCGGCGCGGGAACTTGTACGCCGCCACGTGCTCCTGAGCGAACGCCAGCAGGTCCTCCGCCTCGGCGCTCGTGCCCGGCATCAGCGTCACCGCGGCCATGATCTCCTGGCCGTGCGTCTCGTGCGCGACGCCGAACACCGCCACCATCGCGACGGCGGGATGCGTCGACAGCACCTCCTCCACCTCCCGCGGGTACACGTTGTAGCCGTTGCGCACGATCATGTCCTTCTTGCGGTCCACGATGGTGATGTAGTCGTCGTCGCTCTTGGTGCCGAGGTCGCCCGTGCGGAACCAGCCGTCCACGACCGCCTCGGCGTTCGCCTCCGGCAGGTTCAGGTACCCCTTCATGAGGTTGTGGCCGCGCACCACGATCTCGCCGAGCTCCCCGCGCGGCAGCAGCTCGATCCGGTCGTCCACCTCCGCGTCGGCGATCTCGACGTCCACGCCCCAGATCGGCGTGCCGACGGTCCCGACCCTGGTCGGCAGCCCGCGGTGATTGAAGGACGCGACGGGCGAGGTCTCGGTGAGCCCGTAGCCCTCGTGCACGTCGATGCCGTACACCTCCTTCATCCGCTCGATGACGGCGACAGGGATGGCCGCTCCGCCGCTCATCCCGTAGCGCAGCGGCGGCCGCTCCGGATTCGACTTCGCCGCCTCCAGCAGCGCGATGTACATCGTCGGGACGCCGGTCATGATCGTGCAGCCGTGCGCGTTCAGGAGCTGCAGGGCGGTCGCGCCGTCGAACTTCGGCACGAGCACGACGGCCGCGCCCGCCCGGAAGCCCATGTTCATCACGCACGTCTGGCCGAACGTGTGGAACAGCGGAAGGCAGCCGAGGATGCGGTCCTCCGGCTCCACGTCCAGCGCGCCGGCGAGGAGCACGTTCACCTGCTCGACGAGCGAGAAGTGGCAGCCCTCCGCACCCTTCGGCTTGCCGGTCGTCCCGCTCGTGTACAGAATCGTCGCGGTGTCGAACGGGTCGCGCGGCAGGTACGTGTCGATCGGCGTCGCGGCGGCCGCCTCCTGCTCCAGCCGGGGGAACGGCAGCTGGTCGGCCAGCTCGTCCGGCACCAGCACCGAGAGCGTGTCCACCCCGGCGAGCGCCGCCCCCTTCGCACCCTCGCCGAGCAGCGGGGCCGCGCAGATCAGCAGCGACGCCCCGGAGTCGCGCAGCACGTATACGATCTCCTCCGCCTTCAGCAGCGCGTGGATGGGGACGACCACCGCGCCGAGCGCGAGGACGCCGTAGTAGGCGCGCGGGAAGTCCGGCACGTTCGGGATCATCAGAGCCACCCGGTCCCCGGGCCCGACGCCGCGGTCGCGCAGCGCCCCCGCGTAGCGCCTGGTCTGCTCCCACAGCTCGCCGTACCGGATCTCCGCCCCGCCGAAGACGAGGGCGACGTTGTCGGGCAGCCGGTGCGCGGTCTCGGCCAGGATGCTGGCGACCGACATGGTGGCAAAGCCGTGGTTCATTTCGGGGGCTCCTTCGTCGTCGTTGACAGGACCCGTTCGGGTTGAGGGAAACCTACGTCACCGCCACCCGCGCCGCAACGCCCCCGTGCGGGCGGCCGCCCCGGCTGCACTCCCGCCCCCTCCGCCGGATAGACTGGAGGGCTCATGTCTGCCCCCGCCGCCCTCCCCCGCATCACGTTCCCGCCCGAGCTGCCGGTCAGCCAGCGGCGGGACGACATCGCGCGCGCGATCAGCGAGAACCAGGTCGTGATCGTCGCCGGCGAGACCGGGTCGGGCAAGACGACGCAGCTGCCGAAGATCTGCCTGGAGCTCGGGCGCACCTCGATCGGCCACACCCAGCCGCGGCGGATCGCCGCGCGCACGATCGCCGAGCGCATCGCCGAGGAGCTCGGCCAGTCCGTCGGCGAGCTGGTGGGCTACCAGGTCCGCTTCACCGACCGGGTGTCGCAGGCGACCAGGATCAAGCTGATGACCGACGGCATCCTGCTGAACGAGATCCACCGCGACCGGCTGCTGCGCAAATACGACACGATCATCATCGACGAGGCCCACGAGCGCAGCCTCAACATCGACTTCCTGCTCGGTTACCTCAGGGAGCTGCTGCCGAAGCGTCCCGACCTGAAGGTGATCATCACGTCGGCGACGATCGACCCGGAGAGCTTCGCCGCGCACTTCGCCGCCGCCGACGGCACTCCTGCGCCGATCGTCGAGGTGTCCGGCCGTACGTTCCCGGTCGAGATCCGCTACCGGCCGCTCGTCGCCGAGCAGCTGGAGGAGGACGAGGACGACCCGGATCCCGTCCCCGGCGCCGACCGCGACTACCTGCAGGGCATCAACGACGCCCTCGACGAGCTCGCCCGCGAGGCCGGTGGCGATGTGCTCGTCTTCCTCTCCGGCGAGACCGAGATCCGGGATGCGGCGGACGCGATCCGCGGCAGGAACCTGCCGGGCACCGAGGTGCTGCCGCTCTACGGCCGGCTCTCCGCCGCCGAGCAGCACCGCGTCTTCCAGCCCTCGGCGATGCCGGGCGTGCGGCGCCGGGTGGTGCTTGCGACGAACGTCGCCGAGACCAGCCTCACCGTCCCCGGCATCAAGTACGTGATCGACGCCGGGACCGCGCGCATCAGCCGCTACTCCACGCGGGCGAAGGTGCAGCGGCTGCCGATCGAGGCGGTGTCGCAGGCGAGCGCCAACCAGCGCTCTGGGCGCTCCGGCCGCACCAGCGACGGCATCGCCATCCGGTTGTACTCGCAGGAGGACTTCGAGAAGCGTCCCGAGTTCACCGAGCCGGAGATCCTGCGCACCAACCTCGCTGCGGTCATCCTGCAGATGATCTCGCTCGGCCTCGGCGACATCGCCGCGTTCCCGTTCCTCACCCCGCCGGACTCGCGGGGCATCAAGGACGGTCTCGACCTGCTCGCGGAGCTCGGCGCGGTGGTGAAGGGGAAGGACGGGTCCAACGCCCTCACCAAGGTCGGCCGCTCGCTCGCCCAGCTCCCGATCGACCCGCGGTTCGCCCGGATGGTCGTGGAGTCGAAGCGGCACAACACCTCCCGCGAGGTGATGGCCATCGTCGCCGGGCTCACCATCCAGGATGTTCGCGAGCGCCCGGTCGAGAAGCGCGGCAGCGCGGACGAGAAGCACGCGCGCTTCGCCGACCCGACCAGCGACTTCCTGACCCTGCTGAACCTCTGGAACTACCTGGAGGAGAAGAAGAAGGAGCTCTCCTCCTCCGCATTCCGCCGGCTGTGCAAGGCCGAGTACCTGAACTTCCTGCGGGTGCGCGAGTGGCAGGACGTCTACCGGCAGCTTCGCCAGCTGGCGAAGCCGCTCGGCCTCACGATCGGCGAGCCCTCGGTGAACCCGGACGGCATCCACCGCTCGCTGCTGGCCGGGCTGCTCTCGCACATCGGCATCAAGGACCTCACCGCCTCCGGCAACAAGGGCGGCGCGCGCGGCTCGCGGCAGTCGGAGTACCTCGGCGCGCGGCAGGCGCGGTTCGTGATCTTCCCCGGATCGACGCTCGCCAAGAAGCAGCCGAACACGATCATGTCCGCCGAGCTGGTGGAGACCTCCCGGCTGTTCGCGCGCACCAACGCCGCCATCGACCCGGCCTGGGCGGAGCCGATCGCCGGGGATCTCTGCAAGCGGCAGTACAGCGAGCCGCACTGGGAGAAGAACCAGGGCGCGGTCGTCGCGTACGAGCGGGTCACGCTGTACGGCGTCCCGATCATCTCTCGCCGCCGCGTGCAGTACGCGCGCATCGACGCTGAGCTCTCCCGGGAGCTGTTCATCCGGCATGCACTCGTCGACGGCGAGTGGGACTCGCACCAGGCGTTCGACCGCGCCAACCGGAAGCTGCGCGCCGAGCTGCGCGAGCTGGAGGAGCGCACCAGGCGACGCGACATCCTGAACGACGACGAGGCGGTCTTCGAGTTCTACGACCGCCGCATCCCGGCCGACGTCGTCTCCACCCGCACGTTCGAGGGATGGTGGAAGAAGGCCAGGAACGAGACGCCGGACCTGCTCACGATGACCCAGGAGGCGCTCCTCGACGAGGAGGCCGCCGACGTCGACGAGGAGGCGTTCCCTCCCGTGTGGCGGCAGGGCGACCAGCGGCTCACGCTGCGCTACCGCTTCGAGCCGGGCGCGGAGGACGACGGGGTGACCGTCCAGGTGCCGCTGCCCCTCCTCGCCGGCCTCCTGCCGGACGGCTTCGACTGGCAGGTCCCCGGGCTCCGGCACGAGCTCGTGACCGCGCTGATCAAGTCGCTGCCGAAGGCGATCCGCCGCCAGGTGGTCCCCGCCGCCGACTGGGCGCAGCGCCTGCTCGGCGAGCTCTCCGATGCCGCCGGGATGCGCGCACACGACGGCGCGAAGCCCGCGGCCTCCCTCGCCGACACGCTCGCCGCGACGATCTCGCGGCTCACCGGCTCCCGCGTCAGCGGAAGCGACTTCGACCTCGAGCGGCTGCCCGCGCACCTGCGCCCGACCTTCCAGGTGATCGGCGAACGCGGCCGCCCGCTCGCCTCCGGCAAGGACCTCGGCGCGCTGCAGGACCGGCTCCGGTCGCGCGCGCGGGACTCGGTGGCGCGCGTGGCGGAGGCGCGGACCCCGAACGCTCTGGAGCGCGCCGGGCTCACGACGTGGGACTTCGACGAGCTGCCACGGTTCCTCGACAGCACGCAGAAGGGCCCGAACGGCACCACGAACACCATCCGGGCGTATCCCGCGTTGGTGGACGACGGCCAGAGCGTGAGCATCCGGCTGATGTCGACGCCGGCCGACCAGGCCCGGGCGATCCCGGGAGGCGTACGCCGGCTGCTGCTGGCGAGCATCCCGTCGCCCGTCGCGTACGTGCAGCAGCACCTCACGTCGAACGAGAAGCTCACCCTCGCGGCCAGCCCGTACCCGAATACCAAGGCACTGTTCGACGACTGCCTGCTCGCGGTGATCGACTCGGTGCTGTACCGGATGAAGCCGGACGGCCAACTGTTCATGCGGGCCGAGTTCGAGGCGGTGCGCGACCGGGTCTCCGGCGTGGTGATGGACTCGATGTTCGAGACCGTCGCACTCGTCACCCGAATCCTGACCGCCGCCCGGGCCGCGGACAAGGCGATCTCGGGCACGACCGCCCTGGCCTACCTGCCCGCGCTGAACGACGCCAAGGGCCAGCTCGCGGGGCTGGTCTATCCTGGATTCGTCTCGGCGACCGGCCTGCCGCAGCTCGCGCAGCTCCCCCGCTACCTGAACGGGATCACCCAGCGCATGCAGGCGCTCCCGACGAACCCCGGACGCGACCGCGCCTGGCAGACGCAGGTGGAGACGGCGGTGGCGCTCTACACGGACGCCGGCGGCCGCATCCCGCCCGCGCCGCACGCGCCGGAGCACCTCGTGCACGCCCGCTGGATGCTGGAGGAGTTCCGCGTCTCCCTGTTCGCGCAGTCCCTCGGCACCGCCGAGACCGTCTCCCTCCAGCGCATCCGCAAGGTCCTCGGCTCCTGATTCGCCCGGCGAGCTGCCGAACACATGAAAAAGGTCGCCTTTCGGGTCGATTCGCGACATTTTTCCTGTGCTCGGCGGCCCGAAGCGAGGCTAGACGGGCAGGTGGAAGCCGCCGTTGGAGTGCAGGAGCTGGCCGTTGATCCAGCCGCCGCGGTCGGAGAGCAGGAACGAGACGAGGTCGGCGGTGTCCTCGGGGCGGCCGAGGCGGCCGAGCGCGGTCTCGGCGGCGAGCGCGTCGGCGAGCTCCGGCGTCATCCAGCCGGTGTCGATCGGGCCGGGGTTCAGCACGTTGGCGGTGATGCCGAGGGCCGCCAGCTCCACCGCGGCCGCGATCACGATGCGGTCGAGCGCGCCCTTGCTCGCGCCGTACGGCATGTTGTGCGCGGTGTGGTCGCTGGTCAGCGCAACGATCCGCCCCGACCCGCGCGGGCCATCGAACCGCTCGGCGAACGCCTTGATGAGGAGCCAGGTGCCGCGCGTGTTCACCGCGAAGTGCCGGTCGAAGGCCTCGACGCTGGTGTCGAGGATGCCGCTGTCCACCGAGTGCGCGTGGCTGGCGACCAGCGCGCGCACCGGGCCGAGCCCCGCGTGCACCCGGGCGATGGCCTCGGCGGGGGCCTGCGGATGCGCGACGTCGACCGCGACCGGCAGGGCCCGGGCGCCGAGCGCACGCAGGTCGTCCGCCAGCTCGTCGTGGACGCCGGTGCCCCACGGCATCCCGGCGTCGTAGTCGTCCCAGAAGCCGAAGGCGACGTCCCAGCCGTCCGCGGCGAGGCGCCGGCAGATGCCGTCCCCGATCGAGCCTGGACGACTGGCACCGGTGACGAAGACGACGGGTCGCATCCCGCGATGCTATCCGTTCCGGAGTTCTGCACGCGACACGCCGGGCGCGAGCGTGCAGAACTCCGGAAGCGATGGCGAGGGGCTACAGCACCTTCGAGAGGAAGCTGCGGGTGCGCTGGTGCTGCGGGTTGGCGAGCACCTCGCGCGGGTCGCCCGCCTCGACGACGACGCCGCCGTCCATGAAGACCAGCTCGTCCGCCACCTCGCGGGCGAAGCCCATCTCGTGCGTGACGACGACCATCGTCATGCCGGACGCCGCCAGCCCCTTCATCACGTCGAGCACTTCGCCGACGAGCTCCGGGTCGAGCGCCGAGGTGGGCTCGTCGAAGAGCATCAGCTTCGGGTCCATCGCCAGCGCTCGCGCGATGGCGACGCGCTGCTGCTGGCCGCCCGAGAGCTGCGACGGGTAGTGGTCGCCCTTGTCGGCGAGTCCGACCCTGGCGAGCAGCTCGTTCGCCCGCTCGATCGCGCGCGCCTTCGGCAGGCCCTTCACCCGGATCGGCGCCTCGATGATGTTCTCGAGCGCCGTCATGTGCGGGAACAGGTTGAAGCGCTGGAACACCATCCCGATCTCGCGGCGCTGGCGGTTCGCCTCCTTCGGCTTCAGCTCGTAGAGCTTGTCGCCGTGCTGCCGGTAGCCGACCACTTCTCCGTCGACGGAGAGGCGTCCCGCATCCACCCGCTCCAGGTGGTTGATGCAGCGCAGGAACGTGGACTTGCCGGAGCCGGAGGGGCCGATGATGCAGAGCACCTCGCCCGGCCTCACCGACAGGGAGATGGACTTGAGCACCTCGTTCGAGCCGAAGCTCTTCGAGACGCCCTCGGCCAGCACCATCGGGGTCACGGTCGTGTCGGTCATCCCTTGCCTCCCAGGTCGTTGCCGTCGGGAGCCCCGGCGGCGGGCAGCGCACCGGTGGCGAGCGCCGGCTCCTGCTTGTCGGGTCGCCGCGCGTTCACGCCGCGCGAGAACCGCTTCTCCAGGAAGTACTGCCCGATCATCAGGAGCGACGTGAACAGCAGATACCAGAGCGATGCAACGATCAGCAGCGGGATGGGCGTGTAGGTCACGGCCGAGATGTCGCGCGCGACGCCGTACAGGTCGGTGGTCAGCGGGATCGCCGCCACCAGCGACGTCGTCTTCAGCATCGAGATGACCTCGTTGCCGGTCGGCGGGATGATGACCCGCATCGCCTGCGGGATCACGATCCTGGTCATCGTCTGCCACCAGGACATGCCGAGCGCGGTCGCCGCCTCCTCCTGGCCGCTGTCGACCGAGAGCAGGCCGGCGCGCACGATCTCCGCCATGTACGCCGCCTCGTTGAGCGCGAGGCCGATGACCGCGATGATGAACGCGTTCTGCATGAAGCCCAGGTCGAGGTTCACGCCCAGGTTCGTCCATGGCACGCCGAGGAAGAGGTGCGGGTAGATCAGCGAGAACAGGCCCCAGAAGACCAGCTGCACGTAGACAGGCGTCCCGCGGAAGACCCAGAGGTACAGCCAGGCGATCGACTTCACCACCGGATTCGGCGAGAGCCGCATGACCGCGAGGATCAGGCCGAGGATGACGCCGATGATCATCGAGTAGACCGTCAGCTGGAGCGTCACGAGCGCGGCGGCGCTGATCCGCTTGTCGAACACGTACTTGCCCACGTACTGCCAGCCGTAGGCATCGCGCTGGGCGGCGTCCACGACGAACCACACCAGGAGCAGGATCAGCACGACGGCGAAGAAGATCCGCCAGGGGTGCCTGAGCTTGATCGCCTTGATCGGCTCGGACGGCGGGGCGCCGGCCGGCGACGGGACGGAACCCGTCGCCGGTCCGGCAGGGGTGCCCTGCGACATGGAACTCAGCCCTTCGAGGCGGCGTTGATCTCGGCGGTGGTCACGGCGCCGTCGGCGACGCCCCACTTGTCGAGGATCTTCTTGTAGGTGCCGTCGTCGATCAGCGCCTGGATGGCCTTCTGCAGCACCGGGGTGAGCTTCGAGTTCTTCGCGACCGGGATGCCGTACGGCGCCTCGTCGAAGGTCTTTCCTGCCTCCTGGAGCTTGCCGTTGGACTTGGAGATCGCGTACAGCGTCACCGGCGAGTCCGCGCTGAGCGCGTCGGCCTTGCCCAGGATGACGGCGTTGGTCGCGTCGTCCTGGTTGTCGTAGCGGAGCGCTTGGATCGGCTGCTTGCCTTCGTCCGTGCACTTCTTCGACTTGGCGGGGACCTCGTCGGTGTCCTCGTACGTCGTCGACTGCACGGCTACCTTCAGGCCGCAGGCGTTGTCGGGGTCGACGGTCTTGCCCTTGGCGGAGGCCCAGAGGATGCCGGCGTTGTAGTAGTTGACGAAGTCGACCTGCTGCTCGCGCTCGGTTGTGTCCGTGAACGAGGACATGCCGAAGTCGTCCTTGCCTCCGGTGACGCTCGGGATGATGTTGTCGAACTTCGCGATCGCGTAGTTCACCTTCAGCCCCAGCTTCGCGGCGATGGCGTTGGTGAAGTCGACCTCCCAGCCGACGGGCTGGCCGTTGTCGTCCTTGTACTCGTTCGGCGGGTACGTGTTGTCCATGCCGACGGTGAGGCTTCCGGCGGACTTGATCTTGTCGGGCAGCTGATTGGCGAGAGTGTCGTCCTTCTTCACACTGGACGCGGCGTTCGTCGTTGAACCGCCGGAGGGCGTGGAGTTGTCGACACAACCGGTCAGCGCGAGCGCGGCGACGGCGGCGAGAGCGACCGCAGGGGCCGCAATTCGGATGCGCATGATGGTAGTTATCCTTCTTCCTGGTGCAAGGTATGCAGGACGGGTAAGGGGAGAATACCCCAGGCTGCATGCATTGCATGCATACTAATTCGCGCGTGAAACGCCCCTTTTCCTGCACGTTTCGAGAACATTTCGTGTTTCATTGCGCGGATTCCGTCGTGGGCGACGCCGTGTGACGACCGAACCCGTCATCGCCCGCGTCCGGGTTAGGGTCGGGACGTGACCCAATCGCAACCCGGCCTCGCCAGCACCGCGCGTGTCGTCGTGACGCGCCCGGACGACCCGCTCGCCGCGCCCCTCGTCGAGGAGCTGTCGCGGGAGTACGACCAGCGCTACGGACTGAACGACGGCATCCCCTCCTCCGTCGAGCTGTCCCGCTACCCGGCTGAGCGTTTCACCGCCGAGCAGGGCGGCACGTTCCTGCTGCTGGTGGACGCCGACGGGCAGCCGGTCGCCGGCGGCGCGTTCATGCGCGAGGGCGACGGCGTCGTCGAGGTGAAGCGGGTGTGGACGCACTCCGGCTTCCGCCGCCAGGGCCTCGCCCGCCGCGTGATGACCGAGCTCGAGGCGGAGGCGGCCCGTCGGGGCGTGCACACCGTCGTCCTCACGACCGGCGCGCGTCAGCCCGAGGCCGTCGGCCTGTACCTCTCCCTCGGCTACACCCCGCTGTTCGACCTCGACGGCGACTGGGAAGAGGTCTCCTACCTCGGCTTCCGCAAGTCCCTCTGAGGGGCCGCCGAGCACAGGAAAAGTGTCGCGATCCCGGCCGGATCGCGACACTTTTCCTGTGCTCGGCCGCCTATGGGGCGAGGAGGGAGGCGGCGTGCCGGGTGAGGTCGGCGGCGGGGAGTGTGCGTGCGACGAGGTCGTCAAGGCCGCGGGCGAGCGGGGCGGTGCCCGCGCCGGTCGGCGTGACGCCCGTCACGGCGAGTGCGTCGG
It encodes the following:
- a CDS encoding GNAT family N-acetyltransferase → MTQSQPGLASTARVVVTRPDDPLAAPLVEELSREYDQRYGLNDGIPSSVELSRYPAERFTAEQGGTFLLLVDADGQPVAGGAFMREGDGVVEVKRVWTHSGFRRQGLARRVMTELEAEAARRGVHTVVLTTGARQPEAVGLYLSLGYTPLFDLDGDWEEVSYLGFRKSL
- a CDS encoding ABC transporter substrate-binding protein; this encodes MRIRIAAPAVALAAVAALALTGCVDNSTPSGGSTTNAASSVKKDDTLANQLPDKIKSAGSLTVGMDNTYPPNEYKDDNGQPVGWEVDFTNAIAAKLGLKVNYAIAKFDNIIPSVTGGKDDFGMSSFTDTTEREQQVDFVNYYNAGILWASAKGKTVDPDNACGLKVAVQSTTYEDTDEVPAKSKKCTDEGKQPIQALRYDNQDDATNAVILGKADALSADSPVTLYAISKSNGKLQEAGKTFDEAPYGIPVAKNSKLTPVLQKAIQALIDDGTYKKILDKWGVADGAVTTAEINAASKG